A DNA window from Solanum lycopersicum chromosome 3, SLM_r2.1 contains the following coding sequences:
- the LOC138347436 gene encoding uncharacterized protein, producing MKGVMRFGKKGKLSPRFIGPFDILSRVGDVAYKFSLPPNLSVVHPVFHVSMLRNYIPHESHVLSLDSVELSPDLTFEEEPIAILDRQVRKLRTKEIASVKVQ from the coding sequence atgaagggtgtgatgaggtttggaaagaagggaaagcttagccctaggttcattggaccttttgatATTTTAAGCCGAGTGGGAGATGTGGCCTATAAGTTCTCCTTGCCACCTAATTTGTCGGtagttcatcctgttttccatgtctctatgcttcggaaCTATATTCCACatgaatctcatgtgctttCACTTGATTCTGTGGAGTTAAgtccagacttgacatttgaggaggagcctatagctattttggataggcaggTTCGCaagcttaggaccaaggagattgcttcagtgaaaGTGCAATGA